A section of the Maylandia zebra isolate NMK-2024a linkage group LG8, Mzebra_GT3a, whole genome shotgun sequence genome encodes:
- the coa3a gene encoding cytochrome c oxidase assembly factor 3 homolog, mitochondrial has translation MADKTPPQKSNAPYAARIDPTKEGLSQDQMHFIRQVELEQWKRRTSKLRTRNVVTGLAIGALVLGIYGYTFYSVSQERIMDEIDEEAKRVRMQGPKTGAN, from the exons ATGGCCGACAAAACGCCGCCTCAGAAATCCAACGCTCCATACGCAGCCAGGATAGACCCAACCAAAGAGGGTCTTTCTCAAGATCAAATGCATTTTATCAGACAGGTGGAACTGGAACAGTGGAAGAGGAGAACGTCGAAGCTGCGGACACGAAACGTGGTGACGGGACTCGCTATCGGTGCGCTCGTGTTGGGAATTT ACGGCTACACATTTTACTCAGTCTCCCAGGAGCGGATCATGGATGAGATCGATGAGGAGGCCAAGCGTGTGAGAATGCAGGGACCAAAAACCGGTGCCAACTGA